In one Nocardioides sp. NBC_00368 genomic region, the following are encoded:
- a CDS encoding GNAT family N-acetyltransferase yields the protein MTDFSQSCGQPVGGVVEGWETRPWPDPVTLEGRYVRVAPLSSAQYSDLYAAVCGPDDADLWTYRPITMPTSLQDLWMHLAGLVDAEDVVPFAFVPLEGERAGRASGVAGYHAINPRNGSIEVGGVLFGPALARTRAATEAIHLLMRHAFDTLGYRRFEWKLDSLNEPSRRAAERLGFSYEGRFRNHMVVKGRNRDTDWFSVTAEEWPKVRDAHERWLDPANFDEQGRQLSRLRPE from the coding sequence GTGACCGATTTCTCCCAATCATGTGGCCAGCCGGTGGGTGGCGTCGTCGAAGGCTGGGAAACTCGGCCGTGGCCGGACCCGGTGACCCTCGAGGGGCGCTACGTCCGGGTCGCACCGCTCTCCTCGGCGCAGTACTCCGACCTCTATGCCGCGGTCTGCGGGCCCGACGACGCCGACCTGTGGACCTACCGGCCGATCACCATGCCCACCTCGCTGCAGGACCTGTGGATGCACCTGGCGGGCCTGGTCGACGCCGAGGACGTGGTCCCGTTCGCCTTCGTCCCGTTGGAGGGGGAGCGGGCCGGCCGGGCGAGCGGCGTCGCGGGCTATCACGCGATCAACCCGAGGAACGGGAGCATCGAGGTCGGCGGCGTGCTCTTCGGGCCCGCCCTGGCCCGCACCAGAGCGGCGACCGAGGCGATCCACCTGCTCATGCGGCACGCCTTCGACACGCTGGGCTACCGGCGCTTCGAGTGGAAGCTCGACTCGCTCAACGAGCCCTCACGGCGGGCCGCGGAGCGCCTCGGGTTCAGCTACGAGGGCCGGTTCCGCAACCACATGGTCGTCAAGGGCCGCAACCGGGACACCGACTGGTTCTCGGTGACGGCGGAGGAATGGCCCAAGGTCCGGGACGCGCACGAGCGCTGGCTCGACCCCGCGAACTTCGACGAGCAGGGGCGCCAGCTCAGCCGGCTCCGGCCCGAGTAG